A genomic window from Candidatus Binataceae bacterium includes:
- the recR gene encoding recombination mediator RecR yields MAENLKRSDGLPPAMTRLVKELSRLPGIGEKTASRLAFNLLNRPREQVIALAESLLEMKERVGLCADCFGLSDHARCQVCEDPARERELICVVEGPADLMAIERARSFNGVYHVLHGAVSPLDGIGPEDIKINELITRVSPPAQVREVIIATNATVEGEATALYLARVLKPLGVKATRLARGLPAGGDLEYSDSATLQSALSGRREL; encoded by the coding sequence ATGGCCGAGAATCTCAAACGCAGCGATGGCCTTCCGCCCGCGATGACGCGGTTGGTCAAGGAACTTTCGCGGCTGCCCGGAATCGGCGAAAAGACCGCATCGCGGCTCGCCTTCAATCTGCTTAATCGCCCGCGTGAGCAGGTCATCGCGCTGGCGGAGTCCCTGCTGGAAATGAAGGAGCGGGTAGGTTTGTGCGCCGACTGCTTCGGGCTCTCGGACCACGCGCGCTGCCAGGTATGCGAGGATCCCGCCCGCGAACGCGAGCTCATCTGCGTGGTGGAAGGCCCCGCCGACCTGATGGCGATAGAGCGGGCGCGCAGTTTCAACGGCGTCTATCACGTGCTGCACGGTGCGGTCTCGCCGCTCGATGGCATTGGTCCCGAAGACATCAAGATCAACGAATTGATCACGCGCGTCAGTCCTCCGGCACAAGTCCGCGAAGTGATAATCGCGACCAACGCGACCGTGGAAGGCGAGGCAACCGCCCTCTACCTCGCCCGCGTGCTGAAACCACTCGGAGTCAAGGCAACGCGCCTGGCTCGCGGATTGCCAGCCGGCGGCGACCTGGAGTACAGCGATTCGGCGACCCTGCAGAGCGCCCTAAGCGGCCGTCGCGAACTGTAA
- a CDS encoding c-type cytochrome → MKAGIIVSGFAAVVMAACNSKPPDAVEKGRMVYMTNCVVCHNPNPNLAGNQGPAIAGSSQALLEPRVLHLTYPPGYIPQQKTHAMRAFPQLKNHIGDLHEFLDAAKQQPDHTQ, encoded by the coding sequence ATGAAGGCGGGCATTATCGTGAGCGGGTTTGCCGCAGTGGTGATGGCTGCCTGTAACTCCAAACCGCCTGATGCGGTTGAGAAAGGCAGGATGGTGTACATGACCAACTGCGTGGTGTGCCACAATCCCAATCCTAACCTGGCGGGCAATCAGGGACCTGCGATCGCCGGATCATCGCAAGCGCTGCTTGAGCCGCGAGTGCTTCATCTCACTTATCCGCCAGGCTATATACCGCAGCAAAAAACCCACGCGATGCGCGCGTTTCCGCAACTCAAGAATCACATCGGTGACTTGCACGAATTTCTGGACGCGGCGAAGCAGCAGCCGGACCACACTCAGTAA